A stretch of the Schistocerca serialis cubense isolate TAMUIC-IGC-003099 chromosome 2, iqSchSeri2.2, whole genome shotgun sequence genome encodes the following:
- the LOC126456401 gene encoding defensin-like gives MKTSTVAFLFTLLAVSSMASSSPATAEGEHYGDRHVRFTCDGPLSAFGVAFPACAVHCIVMNRGYRGGVCHKGTCHCRK, from the exons ATGAAGACATCGACGGTCGCCTTCCTGTTCACTCTGCTTGCTGTTTCCAGCATGGCCTCTTCTTCCCCAG CAACAGCGGAGGGGGAGCACTACGGCGACCGCCACGTGCGCTTCACGTGTGACGGCCCACTGAGCGCCTTCGGCGTGGCATTCCCTGCGTGCGCCGTCCACTGCATCGTGATGAACCGAGGCTACAGGGGAGGCGTCTGTCACAAGGGCACCTGCCACTGCCGCAAGTAG